In the genome of Candidatus Methylomirabilota bacterium, the window TCGTCGGCCAGGAAGCGCAGGTCCCGTCGGATGCCGCAGCCGCCCCGGAACTTGCCGGCGCCGCCCGTGTCGCGGATGAGCTCGAAGCGCTCCACGACGATCGGGTGGCGCGCCTCCTGCGCCTCCACCGGAATATTCGCGGCATTGAAGGCCCAGGCCATCGCCTCGCACCCGTCCTTGGTGGCGCGGGCCCCCGTGCCCGAGAGAACCAGCTCGTAGGCCACGAAGCGGCGCCCGCGCCCACGGTCCCAGCCGCCGAAGGTCGGGTTGGCCATGTGGGAGGCCGCCGCCGCCACTCGCTCGGGCAGGGCCGGGGCCAGCGCGCCCAGCACGGCCTCGAAGATCCGATAGCAGATGAGCGCGCGCGGCCCGCCGCCGGCCGGCGGGCGCGGGTTGAGAAACGAGCCCTCCGGCGCCGAGACCGTCACCGGGCGGAACGCGCCCTCGTTCATCGGCCCCAACGGATCGGTCAGGCACTTCACCGCCGCATAGGAGTAGGAGCGCGTGTAGTTGATGTAGGAGTTGAGTCCCGAGGGCGTCTGCGGGCTGGAGCCCGCGTAGTCGACGGTGATGGCGTCGCCCTCGACCGTCACGGTCACGCACACCCGCAAGGGATCGGTCCCGGGCCCCCAGTCGTCGAGGAAATCCTCGAAGGTGTAGCGGCCGTCGGGGATCGCACGGACGGCCGCCCGCACGCTGGCTTCCGTCCGCGCGAGGATCTGCTCCATGGCCGCCGACAGCACGGCGCGCCCGTACCGCTCCACCAGCTCCTGCAGCCGCAGCTCGCCCACCCGCAGCGCGCTGCGCTGGGCCCGGAGATCGCCCAGCACCTTGTCCGGCGTGCGGGTATTCGCGGCGATGAGGCCGATGACGGCCTCGTCCTCCCGGTACTCGCGCCACACCCTGGTCGGCGGGATCCGGAGGCCTTCCTGGTGATAGTCGAAGATGCCGACCACGCCCTGGCTGCCCGGACGCTGGCCTCCCACATCGGTGTGGTGAACGATGTTCACGACGAATCCCACGAGCTCCCCACTCGAGAACACGGGCTGCGTGATGAAGAAGTCCGGGAGGTGACCGGAGCCGAGCAGCGGGTCGTTCAGCAGCACGCCGTCCCCCGGGCGCAGCGTCTCGAGCGGGTGCGCGGCCAGGGCGTGGCGCACGGCGAAGGACATCGCGCCCATGTGTCCCGGTGAGTAGGGCCCCTGGGCCACCATGCGCCCGGCCGGGTCGAAGACCGCGACCGAAAAGTCCTGCCCCTCGCGCGCCTGCTCGGAGTAGGCGGTCCGCTGGACGGCCGTGCCGATCTCCACGGCGATGGACTGCAGCGCCCCCCACACGACACCCAGGGTGATGGGATCGAGCGCGGTCATGCCGCCGCGGCGAGCGTCACGATAAGGTTGGCATAGGCGTCGACGACGGCCTGGGCGCCGGGCGGCAGCACGGTCGTGGACTCGCGCTCCTCCACGATCGCCGGCCCCGTCAGCGACAGACCGGCCCACAGCCGGTCGCGATCGTACACGGGCGTGTCGATGTACCCGCCGGCCTCCGGGAAGTACGCCCGGCGCACGGCCTTGCGAGGCGACTCGCCGGGCTCCGTCCCGGCCTTGGCCAGAGCCAGGCCCGGCGTGCCCCCGACCGCCGAGAGCTTCCACGTCACGACCTCCACCGGCTCGGCGGGCTGGGCGTAGCCGTAGCGGGCGGCGTAGATCTCGTCGAAGCTGGCCCGGATCCGGGCCAGGCCGGCCGCGCTCAGCGGGCCGGCCGGCACCGGCACGCTGAGCTCGTAGCCCTGCCCGACGTAGCGCGCGTCCGCGGCGCGGCTCACCGTGAGCTGGCCGGACACCGCTGAATCGCGCACCACGGCCGTCGCCTGGTCCGCCATCTCGGCGTACATCGCGGCCAGCGCCGCCGGGTCGGCTTCGTCCAGGCGATCGACGTGCGTGCGCGCCACGTCGAAGCGCACCTCGGCGCCGAGCAGCCCGATGGCGCCGGTCACGCCGGCGGCGGCGGGCAGGATGACCCGGGGGACCCCGAGCGCCTGGGCCAGGCGGCAGCCGTGCACGGGCCCCGAGCCGCCGAACGCGACCAGGGTCAGCTGGCGCGGATCACGACCGCGCTCGATCGAGACCACCCGCGTGGCGAGCTCCATGTTCGTCGTCACGATCTGGTGCACGCCCCAGGCGGCCTCTTCCAGCGCCAGCCCCAGCGGGCGCGCCAGCCGCTCCTCGATGGCCCGGGCGGCCGCGGGGAGCGACAGGCGCATGGCGCCTCCGGCGAAGAAGTCGGGGTTCAGGTAGCCCAGGACGAGGTTGGCGTCCGTCACCGTCGGCTCCGCGCCTCCCCGACCGTAACAGACGGGACCCGGCGTCGAGGACGCGCTCTCCGGGCCGACGGCGATGACGCCCATCCGGGGCCGGGCGATGGAGCCGCCTCCGGCGCCGATCTCGACGAGGTCCAGGGCCTGGATGTTGATGGGCAGCCCGCTGCCCGGGGCCAGCCCCACGCGATGCAGCTCGAAGGACGCGGTCGTGAAGGGCCGGCCCTGTTCGATGAGGGCGAGCTTGGCGGTGGTGCCGCCCATGTCGAAGGCGATCACGTCGCGGTAGCCGGCCAGCTCGCCGTAGGCGGCGGCCATGAGCGCCCCGGCGGCCGGGCCGGACTCCAGCATGCGCACGGGATACCGCTCCATCGCCTCGGCCGTGGCCACGCCGCCCGAGGACTGCATCACGAAGAGCCGGCCCCGGCAGCCGCGCTGCCGCAACGAAACTTGGAGATCACGCAGGTACTCGCGCACCGCCGTCATCACGTAGGCGTTGACCACGGTCGTCGACGTCCGCTCGTACTCGCGGGCCGTGGGCGACACCTCGTGAGAGAGGCTCACGACGATGTGGGGCGCCTCCTCGGCGACGATCCGGGCCACGCGCTGTTCGTGCGTGGGATTGACGTACGCGTGGAGCAGGCACACGGCCAGCGTCCGTACTCCGCGCGCGGCCAGCTCGCGGACGGCCCGGCGGGCGTCGGCCTCGTCGAGGGGCGTGCGCACGCTGCCGTCGGCCAGGACCCGTTCGGTGACCTCGCCGATGAGGCGACGGGGCAGCAGCGGCGGCGGCTTGTCGATGTTGAGATCGTAGACCTGGTAGCGCTTCTCCCGGCCGATCAGAAGCACGTCCCGGAAGCCGCGGGTCGTCAGCAAGCCGACGTTACGCCCCTTGCGCTCGATGACGATGTTCGAGCCCAGCGTCGTGCCGTGCACGGCCTCGGCGACGGCGGGCCAGGCCACCGCCGCCCGATCGAGCAGCTCGTCGAGGCCCGCCAGGCAGGCCTGGGCGGGGTCGGGATACGTGGTCAGCCGCTTGGCCGTGACCAGCTCGCCGCCCGGCGCCTGCAGCACGAAGTCCGTGAACGTGCCCCCGACGTCGAAGCCCAGTCGGTAGGGCACGCCGGGTCAGCTCCGTCGCTCGGGACGGGAGAGCACCACGCGGAACGGATACCGGCGCCCGGCCTGGTAGGCGACGACGTACTCGACAGGGTCGCCGCTCACCGCGAACCACGTCCGCTCGAACAGCAGCAGCGGGGTGCGCGGCCGCACCTGCAGCAGCTCGGCCACGTGCCGCGGCGCCAGGGCGGCGTCGGTCACCTGCTCGAGCACCTTGATGGGCAGGCCGAGCTGCCGTTCGATCGCGGCCACCAGCGACGTCTTCGAGAGGTCCTCGTCGGACAGCGCCCGGCCGATCTCGAAGGGCAGGTACACGGTCACGTGCTGGAACGGCCCGACGTCGGCATGCCGGATGCCGACCACCCGGTACCCGTCGGCGCCCGGCGGCAGCCGCAGCGCCTGCGCGATGTTCGGGGCCAGGCGGACCCGGTCGCGCGATTCGAGCTTGAACCAGGTCTCATCACCGAGCGCGATCATGTCATCGACCGAGCCGATGACGCGCAGCTTGGGATCGCCGCCCGGGGTCGGAGTGCTGAAGGTGCCGCGGCCGGCGTGGCGGTACAGCCGGCCTTCTTGCACGAGGACGTCGAGGGCCTGCCGAACGGTGGGGCGGCTCACCCGGAACCTCGCACAGAGCTGGTGCTCGGAGGGGATCCGTTCGCCTTCTCCCCGCAAATCTTGCCGGATCGCGTCGGCTATCTGAAGGTACCGCGGAATTCCGTGGCGATAATCCACTGCGGCCTCCTGCTGTCAGAATGTCCAGACAGTTATCACCGGAAGCCTGTCACGTCAAACGAGGGCCTGGCAGCGAGTTACGCGACGATCAGCCCTTGCGGTAGCTGTAGAATCCGCGTCCGGTCTTGCGCCCCAGATGCCCGGCCATCACCATGCGTTTGAGCAGCGGGGGCGCCGCATAGCGGGGCTCGCGGAACTCCTCGAACATCACCTCGGCCACGTACAGGGTCGTGTCCAGGCCCACCAGGTCCAGGAGCGTGAACGGCCCCATGGGGTACCCGCAGCCCAGCTTCATGGCCTGGTCGAGGTCCTCCAGCGAGCCCAGGCCGCTCTCGTAGAGACGGACGGCGTCGAGCAGATAGGGGACCAGGAGGCGGTTCACGATGAACCCCGTGGAATCCTTCGTCTGGACGGGCACCTTGCCCACCGCCCGCACCCACTCGGTGGCGGCCGACACGACGTCCTCCTCGGTGAGGATCGTGCGGGCGACCTCTACCAGCTTCATGAGTGGGACCGGGTTGAAGAAATGCAGGGCGAGGACGCGACCCGGCCGGCTGGTGGCCGCCGCCATCGCCGTGACGTTGCACGACGAGGTGTTGCTGGCCAGGATCGCGTGGGGCGGGCAGACCCGGTCCAGCCGGGCGAAGGTCTCGTTCTTGAGCGTCTGGTTCTCGGTGATCGCCTCCACGACCAGATCGCAGTCCTTGAAGTCGTCGATGCGCACGGTGCCGGCGATGCGCCCGAGCGTGGCGTCCTTCGCCTGGGGCTCGAGCTTGCCGCGGGCGGCTAGCCCCTCGAGCGTGGCGCGGAGGTTGCCCATTCCCCGCTCCAGCAGCTCCGGTGTGGCCTCGAGGACCGTTGTCCGGAAGCCTGCCTGCGCGGAAACC includes:
- a CDS encoding hydantoinase/oxoprolinase family protein codes for the protein MPYRLGFDVGGTFTDFVLQAPGGELVTAKRLTTYPDPAQACLAGLDELLDRAAVAWPAVAEAVHGTTLGSNIVIERKGRNVGLLTTRGFRDVLLIGREKRYQVYDLNIDKPPPLLPRRLIGEVTERVLADGSVRTPLDEADARRAVRELAARGVRTLAVCLLHAYVNPTHEQRVARIVAEEAPHIVVSLSHEVSPTAREYERTSTTVVNAYVMTAVREYLRDLQVSLRQRGCRGRLFVMQSSGGVATAEAMERYPVRMLESGPAAGALMAAAYGELAGYRDVIAFDMGGTTAKLALIEQGRPFTTASFELHRVGLAPGSGLPINIQALDLVEIGAGGGSIARPRMGVIAVGPESASSTPGPVCYGRGGAEPTVTDANLVLGYLNPDFFAGGAMRLSLPAAARAIEERLARPLGLALEEAAWGVHQIVTTNMELATRVVSIERGRDPRQLTLVAFGGSGPVHGCRLAQALGVPRVILPAAAGVTGAIGLLGAEVRFDVARTHVDRLDEADPAALAAMYAEMADQATAVVRDSAVSGQLTVSRAADARYVGQGYELSVPVPAGPLSAAGLARIRASFDEIYAARYGYAQPAEPVEVVTWKLSAVGGTPGLALAKAGTEPGESPRKAVRRAYFPEAGGYIDTPVYDRDRLWAGLSLTGPAIVEERESTTVLPPGAQAVVDAYANLIVTLAAAA
- a CDS encoding GntR family transcriptional regulator, which encodes MDYRHGIPRYLQIADAIRQDLRGEGERIPSEHQLCARFRVSRPTVRQALDVLVQEGRLYRHAGRGTFSTPTPGGDPKLRVIGSVDDMIALGDETWFKLESRDRVRLAPNIAQALRLPPGADGYRVVGIRHADVGPFQHVTVYLPFEIGRALSDEDLSKTSLVAAIERQLGLPIKVLEQVTDAALAPRHVAELLQVRPRTPLLLFERTWFAVSGDPVEYVVAYQAGRRYPFRVVLSRPERRS
- a CDS encoding hydantoinase B/oxoprolinase family protein — protein: MTALDPITLGVVWGALQSIAVEIGTAVQRTAYSEQAREGQDFSVAVFDPAGRMVAQGPYSPGHMGAMSFAVRHALAAHPLETLRPGDGVLLNDPLLGSGHLPDFFITQPVFSSGELVGFVVNIVHHTDVGGQRPGSQGVVGIFDYHQEGLRIPPTRVWREYREDEAVIGLIAANTRTPDKVLGDLRAQRSALRVGELRLQELVERYGRAVLSAAMEQILARTEASVRAAVRAIPDGRYTFEDFLDDWGPGTDPLRVCVTVTVEGDAITVDYAGSSPQTPSGLNSYINYTRSYSYAAVKCLTDPLGPMNEGAFRPVTVSAPEGSFLNPRPPAGGGPRALICYRIFEAVLGALAPALPERVAAAASHMANPTFGGWDRGRGRRFVAYELVLSGTGARATKDGCEAMAWAFNAANIPVEAQEARHPIVVERFELIRDTGGAGKFRGGCGIRRDLRFLADDGKLTNLTDRQRIPAWGLFGGRPGALGRTVINPGPDEVVVHGKESRDFGYGDVVSFQQPGAGGYGDPFERDPAQVLEDVREELVSPASARADYAVVITGTGPDLRVDEPATHTLRQKRKQKQQQKIQKKINR
- a CDS encoding 3-hydroxybutyryl-CoA dehydrogenase, which gives rise to MMVVKHVGVLGCGLMGSGIAQVSAQAGFRTTVLEATPELLERGMGNLRATLEGLAARGKLEPQAKDATLGRIAGTVRIDDFKDCDLVVEAITENQTLKNETFARLDRVCPPHAILASNTSSCNVTAMAAATSRPGRVLALHFFNPVPLMKLVEVARTILTEEDVVSAATEWVRAVGKVPVQTKDSTGFIVNRLLVPYLLDAVRLYESGLGSLEDLDQAMKLGCGYPMGPFTLLDLVGLDTTLYVAEVMFEEFREPRYAAPPLLKRMVMAGHLGRKTGRGFYSYRKG